The DNA sequence GGGGGGATGCGGCGCAGCACGTCGAGGATCGGATCGCTCTGCTCGTCGCTGAAGGCGCCGTCGTTGGCGTCAAGGTCGTCCAGGACGCGCGCAGCCCACTCCGAGATCGCGGCCTGGAGCGGGGCGGTCGACGGCGGCGGTCCTGGGACCACCGAGGCGGGCACATCGTCGTGGGGAGTCTGGCCCTCGGGCAGACTCTCGCGCACGATGATGCTGCCGTCGTCCTCGAGGCTCGAGACACTCCCGGAGAACGCTGGCGCGAGAAGCACGCTCGGGGACTTGCCGACCAGATGCTCAGACTCGGCCGGATAGAGAAGGAAGATCGCCTTGACGCCTGACGGGTCGCTTCCCCCGGCCCACGAGCCGGTCAGGCGCAGCTTCCGTCCTGTGCGGCCGCGGCTGTCGGTCTGCCACGGCTGTTCGACGGCGCCAGACTCGACTGTGAAGACGTTGCGGGCGGTGGCGAGCTCGTCGGGGACCAGGCTGCGCTTGGTAAAGAAGTCGCCCCACCAGATCCTGTTCTCGCGGTCGTGGAACTGGACCGCGCCAGCCACTAAGCCGGCTGCTCGCTGGTCGGCGGTGCGGTCGGGGTCGTTGAGATCGCCTGCCCACTTCCGCAGACTCTCAGCGAGGAGGGTCCGCTCGGCGGCTTCTGGGGTTGGCTCCTTGGCTGCGGCGTTCTCGGGGTCGTCCGTGATCTCGTCGATCGTCGTGGAACGTCGGCTTGAGCCGGCAGACACGCCGTGCTGCGCGGCGACCTCGAGCAGCCAGTCACGCAGGCGCAAAGTGGAGCGACAGTCGTACTCGTTGTAGTCGGCAATCTTGTCGAGCTCTGCCTGCCATCCGGCTGCGTCGCCGTCGTCGCGCCTCTCGGTCGCCGCCACGTATGCGTCCACAGACCCCAGGGCGTTGGTCACGCCCTCGTCGTCGCGGTAGTCGTCGCCCATGTACAGCGGCTCGAGCTTCTTGATGCTGTACGAGCGCGAGCCGACGCGCAGAGCACGCCGAACGATCGGGTACAGGTCAACGAGCACCTCCTGACGAAGGAGTTCGTTGACTTCGTCCTCGCCGGTCTCGTGGCGGACAGCCAACGACAGCAGGTGGGTCTTCTCGTACGCCGCGTAGTGGTAGATCCGCATGTCCGGGTGGGTGCGACGGCGTTCGGCGACGTGGTCGAGGAAGGCTCGCAGAGCGTCTCGCTCCTCGCGGAAGTTGTGCGCCCACAAGGCGTCGAACTTCGCGTTGTTGTCGACCCAACCGAACAGGTAGTCAAGACCCCACCTGCCGCCACCGCCCTCGTTGTAGAGCGGGTCGCCCTCGAAGTCGAAGAAGATATCGCCCTCGTCCGGCGTCGGGATCTTCCCGAGCACCTCGGGGGCGATAGCCTCGTACGGCGGGATCTGGGGTGAACCCGCCTGCGCCTCGAGTGACTCGGCGGCGATCTGGAGTCGGGCCTGCAGGCGGAGGTTCTCCAGGGTCGCCGCGCCAATGCCGGGCACGGCGCCTGCGGAGATCGCGAGATCGTCAATCGTCACGATGCCGGTGGCATGCAGGACGCGTCTCTGGTTGACGTTGAGATTCGCGACGAGCAGCACGTCCCGGGATGCCTGGATCTGCTCTTCGCACACTGGGCACCGGCCACACGCGGTGTACCGCCCATCGCCCCACTCAACCGACTCGGTCGCGGCCGAGACCTCGGCCCGTAGCTCCTCGATACGACGACGCCGAACCGCGTAGACCGGCTCAATGTCCAACAAGGCGTGAGTTGTCGTTGCGCCATCGCCCAGAACGAGATCGACGCTGTCGTCCACGGGGACGCCGAGTTCGCGCAGATGATCGGCGTAGGCGGCGACCTGCAGCAACGCACTGACTTTCGCGTGGCGGGCGAGTTTCGTGTCCTGGATGCGGTACCGACCGTCGGGTTGCCGCACAAGGAAGTCGGCGTACCCCGTGAACCCGTCGGTCAGGCACGCCGCTTGGACGATCACCGGAGCCTGGGCCGCGACCGCATCCAGTGTCGCGGCTCGTGCGTCCATCCGCGTGATGTTGGCCTTGGCACTAGGCCGGAGGATCTCTACGAGTCGGCGCCCGTGCTCGGCTCGGTACGCTTCCAGGACGCGCTCCTCGTGGGCGCTGCCGAGCGCTGAGGTCCGCTCCAGCATGGCGTCTGCGTCAACGTCAGGTTGAGATCCCTCCAACGCTCGAACATACGCGTACTCGCAATTGGCGGCGGCCACAAGTTGGCTCGCGCTCCATCGCTGGGGGATCTTCATTGAACCGGTCTCCTGCAGGGTTGGCTTCTCTACGCCCAACGGCGGGCGGCATGTCGCGACGGGTTGGGAATTATGCAATCTGGCCCCAGTCTCCTCGGAAATCGCGTTGAGTCCAGCGCATGGCGTGCGCGCACCTCAACTTTGGCGTGACGAATCGTCCTCCGCAATCGCGAGACACCCGCGAGTCGACGCCAGAACTCGGGTTGGCCGCATCCGACACTTGGCCCCATCCCGGCACCCGAAGAGCGTTAGCACACGTCACCGCGGCAACTACCACTCACGAATCCGCTCTCATAAATCGTTCTCTTCGCCGAGAAGACCACCCCCACCTGAAACGGGGGCGCGCGCGGGCAGACATAGCTCACGTCAACCACCGACCCAACCCCGCCCGCAAAGCGCACGCGCCAACGCGGTGATCAATCCGACCAACACTGCGCATCCTGGTGCCCCGGCGTGCGACAACATGACACGAGTTGGCCCAAAACCACTTGCGCCCGGACGGGATACTCGTTTCTGCGCGCGGCATCCAAATGATGGATCGGGGCCGTGGCGAGTGATGGTGACCAGATCGGCGGCGGTCGAGGCCGCCGAGGGCGCATGCGAGGCCGAGCCGAGAACGGGCGACTCTCCATGGCCGTCGGTGGCGTCTGGCAACCTCGCGCCTCCGACGGGAAGGACGCACGGTGACGAGAGCACCAGGCACGACGGCTCCGGGCATGGATGCCTGCGCGGAGCCCGCGGCGGCGTGCCGCGCGACTGGGACGGTGACACCACGAGCGCCGCGTTCGCGCGGTGGCGTGCCACTGAGGTCGCCCGGTTGGAGCGCGAACGGCGCGATCAGGTGCGGTTCCAGGCCGAGTTGCGCGCCCGACAGGCGGCGGAGCGGGCCGGGGCGATCACGCGTTGCGTAGACCTGCTGGTCGAGCCGCTCGCCGGCACGGTGTCCGACGACGTCGCGCAGACGCTCGCCCGCCGCCCCGTCGAGCGCCTGTTCACATGGGCCGACCGCGACGGCGACGCGTGCCGGGGCTGCCTCGGGTATGGCGACAGCCCGCGCGAGCGGGCGCATTTCGTCATCGGGCTCCTGCGCCAGCACACCGCCCCCGAGAGCCTTCAGTGAGGCAACCGCGACGGGACCTTTGCCCGGCCTCGGGACTGTGCCTGCCTCCCGCGTCGGGGCGGAGCCGCCACGCCCCCTCGGGTTGAACGGCGTGGGCGTGAGGCGAGCGGGCCAGTCGCCGCTTGCGCCGGCGAGCGCTTCGCACGTCGCGGCCTCGCGCTTGAGCTCACGCCGCGGTCCACGCACCAGGCACGCGCGACGTTGACGCGCCATCACTCCCCTTCGCCACGGCTCGAGTCTCGCGGGCTGCGAACGCCGCGACAGCGCCGCACCCCGGGCGGGACGACGCCGTCCCCCGGCGTGCCGGCGCCACGCGCCCGAGCACAGCGGTGAGAGCCGCCTGCCCGCGGCGACGCGCACGCGAGTGCGAGGCGGGCATCTCGGCGCGGTGCGGCGCCGCGCGCGCGTCCCTGGGGTGACCGCCCGCCTCTGAGCGCTGCGTGAGAGCGCCACGAGCTCACCCAACGTGCTGCGGCCTCCCCTGTGCGGCCCCGTGATCCCGCGGAGCGGTCGACGGCTCGCCATGCGCGCCCACATAGGGGGTAAGGCCACAGCACGTCGCGCGGTCTTGGCCCGTGTCAGGCACCGCGCACGGGCTCCGGTCCCCAGGACGGGCGAGTGCCCGCCTGGGCTGCCGGACCGACCTGATGAGGGAGCACGAGATGACCACGACACCCCTGGACCAGCCCGCCACTGTGACCGCGGCCCGGGCCGCTGACCTGCGACGAGACCTCCACCGACATGCCGACCGGTCGCCGGTCCCCTATGTCGATGGGTCGCCCGCCGACTGGCCGACACCTGTCGCTGGACGTGGCGGGCGCCCCATCCCACCAAGGGAGCACGACCAGACGACAGGAGCCACGATGCGCCGCCCCCGTTCCAACACCCCGACCGCCACAGGCCTCCCGGCCGCGCCTGCCGCGCCGGCGGGGGGTCTGGACCTCGAGGCGCTGTCCCTGCCTGGGTGTGAGGCCGACGCCGCCGCTCGCCCCGCCGCCCGCCCCGACCCGTTCGGGCTCATCTATCGGTTCTGGAGCGCGGACCAGCCGAGCAAGCCGGTGCGCTCCTGGGCGCACCTGCTGCAGTTGCTGGGGCTGCTCGGCCGCGACGGGGCGCACGCGTTCCTCGTCGTGGACCAGGTCGACGGGCCGCTTGCCGCGCAGGCTGTCGGGGACGCGGGCGCCGACCGGCTGCTGTGCGAGGTGCTGTTCCAGGCGGACTCAGTCGACCAGTACACGGCCGCCTACACCGACCGCGCCCCCGACGACGTCTTTGTGAGCACCGGGTTCGACCCCGGCCGAGGCCTGGCCCGCGGCGGGGTGGAGATGACGTCCGTGGACCGACTCGGCGTGCTGCGCCTGACCGCGGACCGCGCCCTGAGCGTCCTGGACACCGCCCGCACCTTCCGCGCCTGGTTCCAGGACGGGCAGGCGCCCGAGGGCATCCGCCTGGACAACGAGCTCGTCACCTGACGAGCCGCCGAGGGGCGGGGTCGGAGCAGACGCCGGTCACCACCCCACATACAGGGCAAGACCCCGACCGAGAGGCAGAGACCGATGACCCGCTCCACCGAAAACACCCGCTCCCCGCGTCGTCCGCAGCCGGGCGCTGACGGCCACGCCCCCGACGGCGGCTCTCTTGACGGCCACGGCCCAGCGGGCACACCTCGGGCGTCGTCCGCCGCGAACCCGGCGTCGGAACCGTCCGCGGGACGCCCGACGCCGGTCCTGCCCGCGGTGTGCCCCTCGACCTGGACGGGCATCGCCGCGATCGAGATGGCCGGCGCGCTGGAGGCGCTCGGAACGGTGTCCGTCCGCACCTGTGGGGAGGCGAACTACCGCGTCTACGCCCACGTCACCGCCGACGACGTGGTGCGGGTGGCAGTCATCGCCGACTCGCCCGTGGACGAGCACGGCTGCCACCTGCCTGTCAGCGCCGAACCGCCCATCCGGTACAAGGTCACGCACCTGCACGCCGGACGTCACGGCCGCCGCCGCGTGACGGCCTCACCCGACGAGGCCATGGCGGTGGCGCGCGCCTACGCCATCGCAGCGTGGGACCACGAGGCGTCGGACGGCACGGCAAGGGACACGCCACGATGAGCGGCGTCCCCGCAGGTGGGAGCGCCCCCAACGACGCCGGTCATCGGCGTCCTCGGAGCACCCGCGCATCCCCCCACAAGGGAAGGACGCACAGCGAGAGGGCGTGCTCCGAGAGCACGCAGCGAGCACCATCGCCCGCCCGCCGCTCCGCTGACCCGCAAGCCCGACCGACACCACTGACGCATCCGCCCGACACATCTGACTGACACGCCCGCCGTGCGGGCCCGACCGGCCAAGGAGGCCACCGTGACCGTCCACCCCCACACTCCCACCACCGCGTCTGTGACCAACGCCCGCCCCGTGGTGGTGCTGCGCGCGCTCGGCGACGTCGTCGAGGTTGACCTCGACGCACGCCGCGCCACCCAGGCCTTCCACCCCGCCTTGGCCCGCGTCGCACGCGTCCTGGCCACGCTCGACCCGGCCTGGTCCGACGACACCCCGCCCACCTGGCGCCACCCCGACGAGCACGGCGACCGCATCGACCCGCGCGTGCCGGGGACCCGCCGCTGCCGCCACCGCCTGCACCTGAACGCCACCCACGCCGCGACGGCGCGCGACACGCTCGAACAGGCCGGTTACGCCGTCGACATCCCCTCCCCGCTCGGGTCGCTGGCCACCGAGCCCCGCGACCCCGAGGAGCCGCACGTGACGCCCGGTGCCGCGCC is a window from the Xylanimonas ulmi genome containing:
- a CDS encoding TM0106 family RecB-like putative nuclease; the protein is MKIPQRWSASQLVAAANCEYAYVRALEGSQPDVDADAMLERTSALGSAHEERVLEAYRAEHGRRLVEILRPSAKANITRMDARAATLDAVAAQAPVIVQAACLTDGFTGYADFLVRQPDGRYRIQDTKLARHAKVSALLQVAAYADHLRELGVPVDDSVDLVLGDGATTTHALLDIEPVYAVRRRRIEELRAEVSAATESVEWGDGRYTACGRCPVCEEQIQASRDVLLVANLNVNQRRVLHATGIVTIDDLAISAGAVPGIGAATLENLRLQARLQIAAESLEAQAGSPQIPPYEAIAPEVLGKIPTPDEGDIFFDFEGDPLYNEGGGGRWGLDYLFGWVDNNAKFDALWAHNFREERDALRAFLDHVAERRRTHPDMRIYHYAAYEKTHLLSLAVRHETGEDEVNELLRQEVLVDLYPIVRRALRVGSRSYSIKKLEPLYMGDDYRDDEGVTNALGSVDAYVAATERRDDGDAAGWQAELDKIADYNEYDCRSTLRLRDWLLEVAAQHGVSAGSSRRSTTIDEITDDPENAAAKEPTPEAAERTLLAESLRKWAGDLNDPDRTADQRAAGLVAGAVQFHDRENRIWWGDFFTKRSLVPDELATARNVFTVESGAVEQPWQTDSRGRTGRKLRLTGSWAGGSDPSGVKAIFLLYPAESEHLVGKSPSVLLAPAFSGSVSSLEDDGSIIVRESLPEGQTPHDDVPASVVPGPPPSTAPLQAAISEWAARVLDDLDANDGAFSDEQSDPILDVLRRIPPRSAEGTLAEVVVRDNGEPDAVAAIVTSLLELDGSYLAVQGPPGTGKTYTAAHVIKHLVEDYGWRVGVVAQSHKVIENALEAVTLDAGLDKARVGKKYNSGNLPRHPRTGEKLDAKAFREIEPEFPYTVVHTWKGFTEEDFLAANEGRGYVYGATAWSISGTPWDLLVVDEAGQFSLAMTAAAQGEARRILFLGDPQQLPQVSQASHPEPIDESALGWIADGEAVLPNNLGYFLALTRRMSPALTEVDSHLSYDGELEAHTITSTRHLAGHAPGCHPVPVPHRGNIQASTEEAAAVVRIIRGLLGATWSNGDDTGRPLVESDFIVVTPYNAQRVTVREALRAAGLGGVPVGTVDKFQGQEAVIAIVSMAASDAREVPRGMDFLIDRNRLNVAISRAKWAAYIVHSPHLLAHVPQTPEALARLSGLARLVDPRGL